The region ACCACGCCATCGCTTTCTCTACAAGCAATTCAAGTATACTTGACAAATGTCTCATGCCCGCTGGTTTAATTGAAAATAGCGGCGCCTATTTTTACTGACTTGAGCGATACGGGAAGTATCCATTCAAACATATGTGCTCGCTTCCTTGAATAGAACTCTTGATCCGGAAGCGGATAAAGGCTCTTTCGGTTCGAGGCCGGACTGATAGGAGAATGCTATTGGCGGCTCTCTTCCGCCGGTGCTCGTCACGCAGGCATTTCGGAGCGTTTGCCGGCCATGATCACGGCCTGCATGGCCGATTGGGCGCCGTCGGCGTCACCGGCGGTGATGGCGGTGACGATTGCCCGGTGGCGTTCGACGAAATCGTGGGTTTCCTGGTCGTTCCGCTCGTTCGCTTCGGCGATGAACAGGGAATAAAGCGCAGCCTGGACCAGGTCGCCGAGGGACTGCAGGAAGCGGTTGCCGGAGAGCTTCAGGATCATCTTGTGAAACTCGAGATCGGCGACGGCGACGGCGGCCCGGTCCTTGCCGGTGGCAAGGTCGTCGCAGAGCCGCGCCAGCGCGGCGCATTCCGCGTCCGTTGCGCGCTTGGCCGCCTTGCCGGCCGCGGCCGGTTCGAAGATGAGGCGGATCTCGAAGAGCTCCTCCAGGAACGGGCGGGCATTCTTGAGCGCCGCATGCCAGCGCAGGACATCCGGGTCGAACATGTTCCACTCCGAGACCGCGCGCACATGGGTGCCGACCTTGGCCTTGGACTGGATCAGGCCCTTGGCGATCAGGGTCTTCTTCGCCTCGCGCACGACGGTCCGCGAGACGTCGAACA is a window of Roseibium salinum DNA encoding:
- a CDS encoding FadR/GntR family transcriptional regulator codes for the protein MGNDTAQKTSDRVRRAIMTFVATGGLGNQIGNHTDRVVEQLGRAIVAGEYPPETMIPLDPDISEMFDVSRTVVREAKKTLIAKGLIQSKAKVGTHVRAVSEWNMFDPDVLRWHAALKNARPFLEELFEIRLIFEPAAAGKAAKRATDAECAALARLCDDLATGKDRAAVAVADLEFHKMILKLSGNRFLQSLGDLVQAALYSLFIAEANERNDQETHDFVERHRAIVTAITAGDADGAQSAMQAVIMAGKRSEMPA